Proteins from one Coffea arabica cultivar ET-39 chromosome 8c, Coffea Arabica ET-39 HiFi, whole genome shotgun sequence genomic window:
- the LOC113705934 gene encoding class I diterpene synthase 2, chloroplastic isoform X1: protein MVMACRNKMMMPYPDHNIKFPKSPLYVDLGRASVTCSFSFSSDTERSIRTIQGLLNKVELSVSAYDTTWAAMLPSGDLKKQEVGSWSLDSKDCQLVEDSISSRLGSLLSLRKWRGDELVNFVDEELFFSTVSPMFTNVTTILELYKASQLIIYPNEEPLERIQAWTTTYLKDQLLNQSINDKKLHKEVEFTLKNYHGTLARVLNRRCIELYDIDKHHILKTSYRDLLTLAIQNFNSCQALHQAELQILERWYEKNELQSSRVPKRVLQSSYFMITADAFEPELSDARISYAQTCVLVTVVDDLFDNCAPREELVNLIQLVKKWDKNSFTQCCSKQVKLFLLALYNTVDELAEKAFVHQGRCIKQDLISMWQELLEGMLTELDWWRENSAPTIDEYLSVGRTTIGAKICVLTGAYFLGPKLSEDILNSEEMKSLWTHASTVGRLLNDIQTQEKELEQRKPNIVSMHVARGNGVITMEEATTRIEETIERGRRQLLQMVLQTNGSQVPRVCKDFFWTTCKICFYLYKFTNEYDSPKEIVSDAKKIIYEPIKLPKNIF, encoded by the exons ATGGTGATGGCTTGCAGAAACAAAATGATGATGCCCTATCCAGATCACAATATCAAGTTCCCCAAGTCTCCATTGT ATGTTGATCTCGGTCGAGCATCAGTAACATGCAGCTTCAGTTTTTCATCG GATACAGAAAGATCAATTAGAACTATACAAGGGTTACTGAACAAAGTTGAATTATCAGTATCTGCTTATGACACAACATGGGCGGCCATGCTGCCGTCCGGGGATCTTAAGAAACAAGAAGTTGGATCATGGAGCTTAGACTCAAAGGATTGTCAACTGGTTGAAGATTCCATTTCTTCCAGGCTAGGCTCTCTGCTTTCTCTGCGAAAGTGGCGAGGAG ATGAACTGGTGAACTTCGTAGATGAAGAATTATTTTTCAGTACAGTAAGCCCGATGTTCACAAATGTGACTACTATTCTGGAGTTGTACAAAGCTTCCCAGCTGATTATATATCCAAATGAAGAACCTCTTGAGAGAATCCAGGCTTGGACAACAACTTATTTGAAGGATCAGTTGCTAAATCAGTCCATAAACGACAAGAAGTTACATAAAGAG GTCGAGTTTACTCTCAAGAATTATCATGGCACGTTAGCGCGGGTATTGAACAGGAGATGTATTGAGCTATATGACATTGACAAGCATCACATTCTTAAAACATCTTACAG AGACCTTCTGACCTTGGCAATACAAAATTTTAACAGTTGTCAGGCCCTACATCAAGCTGAACTCCAAATACTTGAAAG ATGGTACGAAAAGAACGAATTGCAGAGTTCAAGAGTCCCAAAACGTGTTCTACAATCGAGTTATTTCATGATTACTGCTGATGCCTTTGAGCCAGAATTATCTGATGCTCGAATCTCATATGCTCAGACCTGTGTCCTAGTCACAGTGgtagatgatttatttgataattGTGCTCCAAGAGAGGAATTAGTCAACCTTATCCAATTGGTTAAAAA ATGGGACAAGAATTCTTTCACTCAATGTTGCTCCAAGCAAGTCAAGCTTTTCCTTTTGGCACTTTACAACACAGTAGATGAGCTTGCTGAAAAAGCTTTTGTTCACCAAGGGCGATGCATAAAGCAAGACTTGATTAGCATG TGGCAGGAATTGCTGGAGGGTATGCTGACAGAGCTAGACTGGTGGAGAGAAAACTCAGCACCGACCATTGATGAATATTTATCTGTTGGACGCACAACTATTGGGGCCAAAATCTGCGTTCTTACGGGAGCTTATTTTCTTGGACCAAAATTATCAGAGGATATTTTAAACAGTgaagaaatgaaaagcttatGGACGCATGCCTCCACAGTTGGACGACTCCTTAATGATATCCAAACACAAGAG AAAGAGCTCGAACAAAGAAAACCAAATATTGTGTCCATGCATGTGGCTAGAGGTAATGGTGTCATAACAATGGAAGAGGCTACAACAAGGATAGAGGAGACTATTGAAAGAGGCCGAAGACAACTGCTACAGATGGTTCTTCAAACAAATGGAAGCCAGGTTCCAAGAGTGTGCAAGGATTTTTTCTGGACAACCTGCAAGATATGCTTTTATTTGTACAAGTTCACCAATGAGTATGATTCTCCGAAAGAAATAGTTAGTGACgcgaaaaaaataatttatgagCCCATCAAACTCCCCAAAAACAT
- the LOC113705934 gene encoding class I diterpene synthase 2, chloroplastic isoform X2, with amino-acid sequence MVMACRNKMMMPYPDHNIKFPKSPLYVDLGRASVTCSFSFSSDTERSIRTIQGLLNKVELSVSAYDTTWAAMLPSGDLKKQEVGSWSLDSKDCQLVEDSISSRLGSLLSLRKWRGDELVNFVDEELFFSTVSPMFTNVTTILELYKASQLIIYPNEEPLERIQAWTTTYLKDQLLNQSINDKKLHKEVEFTLKNYHGTLARVLNRRCIELYDIDKHHILKTSYSCQALHQAELQILERWYEKNELQSSRVPKRVLQSSYFMITADAFEPELSDARISYAQTCVLVTVVDDLFDNCAPREELVNLIQLVKKWDKNSFTQCCSKQVKLFLLALYNTVDELAEKAFVHQGRCIKQDLISMWQELLEGMLTELDWWRENSAPTIDEYLSVGRTTIGAKICVLTGAYFLGPKLSEDILNSEEMKSLWTHASTVGRLLNDIQTQEKELEQRKPNIVSMHVARGNGVITMEEATTRIEETIERGRRQLLQMVLQTNGSQVPRVCKDFFWTTCKICFYLYKFTNEYDSPKEIVSDAKKIIYEPIKLPKNIF; translated from the exons ATGGTGATGGCTTGCAGAAACAAAATGATGATGCCCTATCCAGATCACAATATCAAGTTCCCCAAGTCTCCATTGT ATGTTGATCTCGGTCGAGCATCAGTAACATGCAGCTTCAGTTTTTCATCG GATACAGAAAGATCAATTAGAACTATACAAGGGTTACTGAACAAAGTTGAATTATCAGTATCTGCTTATGACACAACATGGGCGGCCATGCTGCCGTCCGGGGATCTTAAGAAACAAGAAGTTGGATCATGGAGCTTAGACTCAAAGGATTGTCAACTGGTTGAAGATTCCATTTCTTCCAGGCTAGGCTCTCTGCTTTCTCTGCGAAAGTGGCGAGGAG ATGAACTGGTGAACTTCGTAGATGAAGAATTATTTTTCAGTACAGTAAGCCCGATGTTCACAAATGTGACTACTATTCTGGAGTTGTACAAAGCTTCCCAGCTGATTATATATCCAAATGAAGAACCTCTTGAGAGAATCCAGGCTTGGACAACAACTTATTTGAAGGATCAGTTGCTAAATCAGTCCATAAACGACAAGAAGTTACATAAAGAG GTCGAGTTTACTCTCAAGAATTATCATGGCACGTTAGCGCGGGTATTGAACAGGAGATGTATTGAGCTATATGACATTGACAAGCATCACATTCTTAAAACATCTTACAG TTGTCAGGCCCTACATCAAGCTGAACTCCAAATACTTGAAAG ATGGTACGAAAAGAACGAATTGCAGAGTTCAAGAGTCCCAAAACGTGTTCTACAATCGAGTTATTTCATGATTACTGCTGATGCCTTTGAGCCAGAATTATCTGATGCTCGAATCTCATATGCTCAGACCTGTGTCCTAGTCACAGTGgtagatgatttatttgataattGTGCTCCAAGAGAGGAATTAGTCAACCTTATCCAATTGGTTAAAAA ATGGGACAAGAATTCTTTCACTCAATGTTGCTCCAAGCAAGTCAAGCTTTTCCTTTTGGCACTTTACAACACAGTAGATGAGCTTGCTGAAAAAGCTTTTGTTCACCAAGGGCGATGCATAAAGCAAGACTTGATTAGCATG TGGCAGGAATTGCTGGAGGGTATGCTGACAGAGCTAGACTGGTGGAGAGAAAACTCAGCACCGACCATTGATGAATATTTATCTGTTGGACGCACAACTATTGGGGCCAAAATCTGCGTTCTTACGGGAGCTTATTTTCTTGGACCAAAATTATCAGAGGATATTTTAAACAGTgaagaaatgaaaagcttatGGACGCATGCCTCCACAGTTGGACGACTCCTTAATGATATCCAAACACAAGAG AAAGAGCTCGAACAAAGAAAACCAAATATTGTGTCCATGCATGTGGCTAGAGGTAATGGTGTCATAACAATGGAAGAGGCTACAACAAGGATAGAGGAGACTATTGAAAGAGGCCGAAGACAACTGCTACAGATGGTTCTTCAAACAAATGGAAGCCAGGTTCCAAGAGTGTGCAAGGATTTTTTCTGGACAACCTGCAAGATATGCTTTTATTTGTACAAGTTCACCAATGAGTATGATTCTCCGAAAGAAATAGTTAGTGACgcgaaaaaaataatttatgagCCCATCAAACTCCCCAAAAACAT
- the LOC113705934 gene encoding class I diterpene synthase 2, chloroplastic isoform X4: MAFRFLRLRGYHVSADELVNFVDEELFFSTVSPMFTNVTTILELYKASQLIIYPNEEPLERIQAWTTTYLKDQLLNQSINDKKLHKEVEFTLKNYHGTLARVLNRRCIELYDIDKHHILKTSYRDLLTLAIQNFNSCQALHQAELQILERWYEKNELQSSRVPKRVLQSSYFMITADAFEPELSDARISYAQTCVLVTVVDDLFDNCAPREELVNLIQLVKKWDKNSFTQCCSKQVKLFLLALYNTVDELAEKAFVHQGRCIKQDLISMWQELLEGMLTELDWWRENSAPTIDEYLSVGRTTIGAKICVLTGAYFLGPKLSEDILNSEEMKSLWTHASTVGRLLNDIQTQEKELEQRKPNIVSMHVARGNGVITMEEATTRIEETIERGRRQLLQMVLQTNGSQVPRVCKDFFWTTCKICFYLYKFTNEYDSPKEIVSDAKKIIYEPIKLPKNIF, translated from the exons ATGGCATTTCGATTTCTACGATTAAGAGGATACCATGTTTCTGCAG ATGAACTGGTGAACTTCGTAGATGAAGAATTATTTTTCAGTACAGTAAGCCCGATGTTCACAAATGTGACTACTATTCTGGAGTTGTACAAAGCTTCCCAGCTGATTATATATCCAAATGAAGAACCTCTTGAGAGAATCCAGGCTTGGACAACAACTTATTTGAAGGATCAGTTGCTAAATCAGTCCATAAACGACAAGAAGTTACATAAAGAG GTCGAGTTTACTCTCAAGAATTATCATGGCACGTTAGCGCGGGTATTGAACAGGAGATGTATTGAGCTATATGACATTGACAAGCATCACATTCTTAAAACATCTTACAG AGACCTTCTGACCTTGGCAATACAAAATTTTAACAGTTGTCAGGCCCTACATCAAGCTGAACTCCAAATACTTGAAAG ATGGTACGAAAAGAACGAATTGCAGAGTTCAAGAGTCCCAAAACGTGTTCTACAATCGAGTTATTTCATGATTACTGCTGATGCCTTTGAGCCAGAATTATCTGATGCTCGAATCTCATATGCTCAGACCTGTGTCCTAGTCACAGTGgtagatgatttatttgataattGTGCTCCAAGAGAGGAATTAGTCAACCTTATCCAATTGGTTAAAAA ATGGGACAAGAATTCTTTCACTCAATGTTGCTCCAAGCAAGTCAAGCTTTTCCTTTTGGCACTTTACAACACAGTAGATGAGCTTGCTGAAAAAGCTTTTGTTCACCAAGGGCGATGCATAAAGCAAGACTTGATTAGCATG TGGCAGGAATTGCTGGAGGGTATGCTGACAGAGCTAGACTGGTGGAGAGAAAACTCAGCACCGACCATTGATGAATATTTATCTGTTGGACGCACAACTATTGGGGCCAAAATCTGCGTTCTTACGGGAGCTTATTTTCTTGGACCAAAATTATCAGAGGATATTTTAAACAGTgaagaaatgaaaagcttatGGACGCATGCCTCCACAGTTGGACGACTCCTTAATGATATCCAAACACAAGAG AAAGAGCTCGAACAAAGAAAACCAAATATTGTGTCCATGCATGTGGCTAGAGGTAATGGTGTCATAACAATGGAAGAGGCTACAACAAGGATAGAGGAGACTATTGAAAGAGGCCGAAGACAACTGCTACAGATGGTTCTTCAAACAAATGGAAGCCAGGTTCCAAGAGTGTGCAAGGATTTTTTCTGGACAACCTGCAAGATATGCTTTTATTTGTACAAGTTCACCAATGAGTATGATTCTCCGAAAGAAATAGTTAGTGACgcgaaaaaaataatttatgagCCCATCAAACTCCCCAAAAACAT
- the LOC113705934 gene encoding class I diterpene synthase 2, chloroplastic isoform X3 codes for MLPSGDLKKQEVGSWSLDSKDCQLVEDSISSRLGSLLSLRKWRGDELVNFVDEELFFSTVSPMFTNVTTILELYKASQLIIYPNEEPLERIQAWTTTYLKDQLLNQSINDKKLHKEVEFTLKNYHGTLARVLNRRCIELYDIDKHHILKTSYRDLLTLAIQNFNSCQALHQAELQILERWYEKNELQSSRVPKRVLQSSYFMITADAFEPELSDARISYAQTCVLVTVVDDLFDNCAPREELVNLIQLVKKWDKNSFTQCCSKQVKLFLLALYNTVDELAEKAFVHQGRCIKQDLISMWQELLEGMLTELDWWRENSAPTIDEYLSVGRTTIGAKICVLTGAYFLGPKLSEDILNSEEMKSLWTHASTVGRLLNDIQTQEKELEQRKPNIVSMHVARGNGVITMEEATTRIEETIERGRRQLLQMVLQTNGSQVPRVCKDFFWTTCKICFYLYKFTNEYDSPKEIVSDAKKIIYEPIKLPKNIF; via the exons ATGCTGCCGTCCGGGGATCTTAAGAAACAAGAAGTTGGATCATGGAGCTTAGACTCAAAGGATTGTCAACTGGTTGAAGATTCCATTTCTTCCAGGCTAGGCTCTCTGCTTTCTCTGCGAAAGTGGCGAGGAG ATGAACTGGTGAACTTCGTAGATGAAGAATTATTTTTCAGTACAGTAAGCCCGATGTTCACAAATGTGACTACTATTCTGGAGTTGTACAAAGCTTCCCAGCTGATTATATATCCAAATGAAGAACCTCTTGAGAGAATCCAGGCTTGGACAACAACTTATTTGAAGGATCAGTTGCTAAATCAGTCCATAAACGACAAGAAGTTACATAAAGAG GTCGAGTTTACTCTCAAGAATTATCATGGCACGTTAGCGCGGGTATTGAACAGGAGATGTATTGAGCTATATGACATTGACAAGCATCACATTCTTAAAACATCTTACAG AGACCTTCTGACCTTGGCAATACAAAATTTTAACAGTTGTCAGGCCCTACATCAAGCTGAACTCCAAATACTTGAAAG ATGGTACGAAAAGAACGAATTGCAGAGTTCAAGAGTCCCAAAACGTGTTCTACAATCGAGTTATTTCATGATTACTGCTGATGCCTTTGAGCCAGAATTATCTGATGCTCGAATCTCATATGCTCAGACCTGTGTCCTAGTCACAGTGgtagatgatttatttgataattGTGCTCCAAGAGAGGAATTAGTCAACCTTATCCAATTGGTTAAAAA ATGGGACAAGAATTCTTTCACTCAATGTTGCTCCAAGCAAGTCAAGCTTTTCCTTTTGGCACTTTACAACACAGTAGATGAGCTTGCTGAAAAAGCTTTTGTTCACCAAGGGCGATGCATAAAGCAAGACTTGATTAGCATG TGGCAGGAATTGCTGGAGGGTATGCTGACAGAGCTAGACTGGTGGAGAGAAAACTCAGCACCGACCATTGATGAATATTTATCTGTTGGACGCACAACTATTGGGGCCAAAATCTGCGTTCTTACGGGAGCTTATTTTCTTGGACCAAAATTATCAGAGGATATTTTAAACAGTgaagaaatgaaaagcttatGGACGCATGCCTCCACAGTTGGACGACTCCTTAATGATATCCAAACACAAGAG AAAGAGCTCGAACAAAGAAAACCAAATATTGTGTCCATGCATGTGGCTAGAGGTAATGGTGTCATAACAATGGAAGAGGCTACAACAAGGATAGAGGAGACTATTGAAAGAGGCCGAAGACAACTGCTACAGATGGTTCTTCAAACAAATGGAAGCCAGGTTCCAAGAGTGTGCAAGGATTTTTTCTGGACAACCTGCAAGATATGCTTTTATTTGTACAAGTTCACCAATGAGTATGATTCTCCGAAAGAAATAGTTAGTGACgcgaaaaaaataatttatgagCCCATCAAACTCCCCAAAAACAT
- the LOC140013480 gene encoding copal-8-ol diphosphate hydratase, chloroplastic-like codes for MGKTLLQNIQKYIHHLSVQTFQGLERDLTQQLNDAWEAWLTAALNMKIGEYPNEATLIVQILNLSTGRIMCSKEMLYNDDYKHLSHLTDKVCNQLRQHQKNQKEIHMVCPEMNGGSHGCIRSTEIEADMQEIVRLVLQSPPENVCQMVKQTFLIVAKAFYYMAYCSKETRSSHISKVLFERLL; via the exons ATGGGAAAGACACTACTTCAAAACATCCAAAAGTACATTCACCATCTCTCAGTTCAGACATTTCAAGGGCTGGAGAGGGATCTAACTCAGCAATTGAATGATGCG TGGGAGGCGTGGTTGACAGCAGCATTGAATATGAAAATTGGTGAATACCCAAATGAGGCAACATTGATAGTGCAGATTCTGAACCTGTCCACTGGAAGGATAATGTGTTCAAAGGAGATGCTGTACAATGACGACTACAAGCATTTGTCACACCTCACGGATAAAGTTTGTAATCAGCTTCGCCAAcatcagaaaaatcaaaag GAAATTCATATGGTGTGCCCAGAGATGAATGGCGGTTCACACGGTTGTATCAGATCCACAGAGATTGAAGCTGACATGCAAGAAATTGTTCGATTGGTGCTTCAAAGTCCCCCTGAGAACGTATGCCAAATGGTCAAGCAAACATTTCTGATAGTTGCAAAAGCATTCTACTACATGGCCTATTGTTCCAAGGAAACTAGGAGCAGCCACATATCTAAAGTGCTATTTGAACGACTTTTGTAA